One genomic region from Salvia hispanica cultivar TCC Black 2014 chromosome 2, UniMelb_Shisp_WGS_1.0, whole genome shotgun sequence encodes:
- the LOC125208657 gene encoding LRR receptor-like serine/threonine-protein kinase RGI2 codes for MPMPRQFLNATPTHLHRCYFFFFFFLFLLAQQHSLASEVSVLFSWISSSSSSSPPPPAFSNWNPSHPNPCNWSFITCSSQYFVTQINIQSLPLALPFPSNLSSLSFLQTLTITGANLTGTIPSDVGGCASLRNIDVSFNALVGEIPSTIGGLKNLEELTLNSNQLTGPIPPQIGGCMKLKTLTLFDNRLSGSIPAEIGMLSELVALRAGGNQDIDGEIPDEIGNCRNLEVLGLADTKISGGIPRTIGRLQKLQTLSIYTTMLSGEIPAEIGNCTELVDVFLYENSLSGSIPPEIGNLQKLENLMVWQNNLAGSIPYQIGRCKSLTVIDVSLNYISGTIPESIGNLTYLEEVMLSSNNISGSIPAVLSSATRLVQFQIDSNQISGSIPPELGLLKNLQIFLAWGNKLAGSIPEALSGCESLQSLDLSRNSLTGSLPTGIFRIANLTKLLLIYNDISGAIPPDIGACTSLVRLRLVGNKIGGEIPKEIGSLTSLTFLDLSDCRLSGSMPPEIGNCKELQMLNLARNSITGNLPTSLSSLTKLEVLDVSANKLDGAIPDILGQLSSLNRLSLGSNGLSGNIPSSLGRCSRLQLLDLSRNSLTGSMPVEIFTIEALEIELNLSWNLLSGEIPTQIAALNKLSVLDLSHNKLQGELKSLSGLVNLVSLNISFNNFSGYLPDNKVFRQLSAEELAGNPGLCSHGHDSCFLSSGSGMGIPGKRRPWKLRLAIALLVIVTVALAVVGVLAFLKVRRMSKAESDSELGEGESWSWKFTPFQKLNFSVDQILRCLVEANAIGKGCSGIVYKAELDNGEVVAVKKLWPVMVQAGLNRGVRDSFSTEVRTLGSIRHKNIVKFLGCCWNQKTRLLMYEYMPNGSLGSLVHENNGGFLEWEVRYRILLGAAQGVAYLHHDCAPPIVHRDIKANNILIGLDFQPYIADFGLAKLVDDGDFARSSNTIAGSYGYIAPEYGFSMKITEKSDVYSFGVVMLEVLTGKQPIDPTIPDGIHIVDWVKQKRGVEEVLDPGLRLRPQPEIQEMMQSLGVAMLCVQSSPHERPTMKDVAAMLKEIRQEREENMKNEAGKGSQVSDGGGGGEGHNGGGSSSAIQTLYLQSNNSSFSASSLLNKQ; via the exons ATGCCGATGCCGAGGCAATTCTTGAACGCCACCCCAACTCACCTCCACCGCTgctatttcttcttcttcttcttcctcttcttacTCGCACAACAACATTCCCTTGCGTCCGAAGTTTCTGTTTTATTCTCTtggatttcttcttcttcttcttcttcaccgcCCCCTCCTGCATTCTCCAATTGGAATCCCTCACACCCTAATCCTTGTAATTGGTCCTTCATCACATGCTCTTCTCAATACTTTGTCACGCAAATAAACATACAATCCCTTCCCCTCGCTCTCCCCTTCCCCTCCAATCTCTCCTCCCTCTCCTTTCTCCAAACCCTAACAATCACTGGCGCCAACCTCACCGGAACCATCCCCTCCGACGTCGGGGGCTGCGCCTCCCTCCGGAATATCGATGTCAGCTTCAACGCCCTCGTCGGGGAAATCCCCTCCACCATCGGCGGCCTCAAGAATCTCGAGGAGCTCACCCTCAATTCCAACCAACTCACCGGACCAATCCCGCCCCAAATCGGCGGCTGCATGAAGCTTAAAACCCTTACTTTGTTCGACAACAGGCTGAGCGGAAGCATCCCCGCCGAGATCGGAATGCTGTCGGAGCTGGTTGCCCTCCGCGCCGGCGGCAACCAAGATATCGACGGAGAGATTCCCGACGAAATCGGGAACTGCCGTAATCTCGAGGTGCTCGGGCTCGCCGATACGAAGATTTCCGGGGGGATTCCTCGCACCATCGGAAGGCTCCAGAAGCTCCAAACCCTGTCGATTTACACCACGATGCTATCGGGAGAGATTCCGGCGGAGATCGGGAACTGCACGGAGCTCGTGGATGTGTTCTTGTATGAGAACAGTCTGTCTGGATCGATTCCGCCGGAGATAGGAAATCTGCAGAAGCTGGAGAATTTAATGGTGTGGCAGAACAATTTGGCGGGCTCAATTCCCTATCAAATTGGGAGGTGCAAGAGTTTGACAGTCATTGATGTTTCCCTGAACTACATATCTGGCACCATTCCGGAATCAATTGGGAATCTAACCTATCTCGAAGAAGTGATGCTCAGCAGCAACAACATCTCCGGTTCCATCCCTGCGGTTCTCTCCAGTGCGACCAGGCTGGTCCAGTTCCAAATCGACAGCAATCAGATTTCCGGCTCGATTCCGCCGGAGCTTGGACTGTTGAAGAACCTGCAGATCTTCTTAGCTTGGGGCAACAAGCTGGCGGGAAGCATCCCGGAGGCGCTCTCCGGCTGCGAGAGCCTCCAGTCGCTCGATTTGTCTCGCAATTCGCTCACCGGCAGCCTTCCCACCGGCATCTTCCGCATCGCCAATCTCACCAAGCTTCTCCTCATCTACAACGACATCTCCGGCGCGATTCCGCCGGATATCGGCGCCTGCACCTCTCTGGTGCGGCTGAGATTGGTCGGGAACAAGATCGGTGGAGAAATCCCTAAAGAAATCGGCTCCCTCACTAGCCTCACCTTCCTTGATCTCTCCGATTGCCGCTTGAGCGGTTCAATGCCTCCAGAAATCGGAAACTGCAAGGAGCTGCAGATGCTGAATTTGGCGCGAAATTCGATCACGGGAAACCTTCCGACCTCTCTATCTTCGCTCACCAAGCTAGAGGTGCTGGACGTGTCGGCGAACAAGCTCGACGGCGCCATTCCTGATATTTTGGGGCAACTCTCTTCCCTCAACAGGCTCTCCTTAGGAAGCAACGGTTTATCCGGGAACATTCCGTCCAGCCTCGGCCGTTGCTCGCGGCTTCAGCTGCTCGATTTGAGCAGGAATTCGTTGACAGGGAGCATGCCGGTGGAGATATTTACCATCGAGGCGCTTGAAATCGAGCTGAATTTGAGCTGGAATTTGCTTAGCGGGGAAATTCCAACTCAGATTGCGGCATTGAACAAGCTCTCTGTATTGGATCTTTCACACAACAAACTTCAGGGAGAGTTGAAGTCTCTTTCAGGATTGGTGAACCTCGTGTCGTTGAACATCTCCTTCAACAACTTCTCAGGCTACTTGCCTGACAACAAGGTTTTCAGGCAGCTCTCCGCAGAAGAGCTGGCTGGGAACCCGGGGTTGTGTTCCCATGGCCATGACTCGTGTTTCCTGAGCTCTGGCTCGGGAATGGGGATTCCCGGGAAGAGGCGGCCGTGGAAGCTGAGATTGGCCATCGCATTGCTTGTGATCGTGACCGTGGCGCTGGCAGTTGTGGGCGTGCTAGCCTTTCTCAAAGTGCGGAGAATGAGCAAAGCAGAATCGGATTCGGAATTGGGAGAGGGGGAGTCGTGGTCGTGGAAATTCACCCCCTTTCAGAAGCTGAATTTCTCAGTGGATCAGATCCTCAGGTGTCTCGTCGAGGCCAATGCCATCGGGAAGGGGTGCTCAGGAATCGTCTACAAGGCGGAACTCGACAACGGGGAAGTGGTGGCGGTGAAGAAACTGTGGCCTGTGATGGTGCAGGCCGGTTTGAACAGGGGAGTTCGCGATTCGTTCTCGACTGAAGTGAGGACGCTGGGATCGATCCGGCACAAGAACATAGTGAAGTTTTTAGGGTGCTGTTGGAATCAGAAGACGAGGCTGCTGATGTATGAGTATATGCCCAATGGAAGCCTGGGAAGCCTTGTGCATGAGAATAATGGAGGCTTCTTGGAGTGGGAGGTGAGGTACCGGATTCTGCTGGGCGCGGCTCAGGGCGTCGCGTATCTGCACCATGACTGTGCCCCGCCTATCGTGCACCGGGACATTAAGGCCAACAACATTTTGATTGGCCTGGATTTCCAGCCTTACATTGCTGATTTCGGCCTGGCTAAGCTCGTTGATGATGGAGACTTCGCCCGTTCCTCCAATACTATTGCTGGTTCCTATGGCTATATTGCTCCTG AGTATGGATTCAGTATGAAGATCACTGAGAAGAGCGATGTTTATAGTTTTGGAGTAGTTATGTTGGAAGTCCTCACTGGGAAACAGCCCATTGACCCGACCATACCCGATGGGATTCACATTGTGGACTGGGTGAAGCAGAAGAGAGGCGTGGAGGAAGTTCTAGACCCCGGGCTGCGCCTGAGGCCCCAGCCGGAGATTCAAGAAATGATGCAGAGCTTAGGAGTGGCAATGCTGTGTGTGCAGTCGTCACCTCATGAGCGGCCAACGATGAAGGATGTGGCGGCGATGCTCAAGGAAATAAGacaagagagagaggagaatatgaaaaatgagGCTGGGAAAGGGTCACAAGTTagtgatggtggtggtggtggagaggGACATAATGGTGGAGGCTCATCATCAGCTATACAGACTTTGTATTTGCAGAGCAACAATTCAAGCTTCTCTGCATCTTCATTACTCAATAAGCAATAG